The following are from one region of the Syngnathus acus chromosome 19, fSynAcu1.2, whole genome shotgun sequence genome:
- the tanc2b gene encoding protein TANC2 isoform X5, translating into MFRNSLKMLLTGGKANRKSRSSDGGSEELAEPRSPGLDPHLSHFGQGGSLDDDCAFEVDYYAALPPPPSPFSMAEGVQHIRIMEGVSRSLPSSPLLGHQALGIRLQAVKKLTAPLRKAKFVESPRVPQSELGSSDPAGNSHLDRLCLGESSQELGPPPTVDEAANTLMTRLGFLLGDKASEGPAGPHYSMEEPEARQQGQNQRISPCSTLTSSTASPPAGSPCSTLPATMSGQPGTRECAYGSVTSPTSTLESRDSGIIATLTSYSENMERGGGGKHGCEGSRGNLKLWQSQKSGMDSFLYRVDENMTASTYSLNKIPERSLESMSSHSAHSIPLYLMPRPNSVAATSSAHLEDLAYLDEQRHTPLRTSLRMPRQSTTCGPGRPGQDLRGSASNSHPWQSQSPVHFAPYRPQDIALKPLLFEVPSITVDSVFTGREWLFQEIDGHLNRPGSSRGVIVVGNIGFGKTAIISRLVALSCHGTRMRQIASDSPQASPKHGEGLPLSQPQPTHGTLGGGSCPGTPEMRRRQEESMRRLASQVVAYHYCQADNAYTCLVPEFVHNVAALLCRSPHLAAYREQMLREPHLQSVLSLRSCVQDPLASFKRGVLEPLDALYKERKINSEEDLIVLIDGLNEAEFHKPDYGDTIVSFLCKTIHKFPPWLKLVVTVRTTLQEITNPLPFHRISLDGLEENDAIDQDLQGYILHRIHSSPEIQNNISLNGKMDNTTFGKLSGHLKALSQGSYLYLKLTFDLIEKGYLVLKSSSYKVVPVNLAEVYLLQCNMRFPTQSSFERALPLLNVAVASLHPLTDEQIYQAINSGSLQGTLDWEDFQQRVDNLSIFLVKRRDGTRMFVHPSFREWLIWREEGEKTKFLCDPRSGHTLLAFWFSRQENKLNRQQTIELGHHILKAHIFKGLSKKVGVSSSILQGLWVSYSTEGLSAALSSLRNLYTPNIKVSRLLMLGGANVNYRTEVLNNAPVLCVHAHLGYMDMVALLLEFGAYADAPSESGLTPLGYAAAGGHMAIVTTLCHKRAKVDHLDRNGQCALVHAALRGHMEVVKFLIQCDWSGGLAQHSPQTQQQASFSKNHAVQQALVAAASMGYTEIVSYLLDLPEKDEEEVERAQINNFDSLWGETALTAASGRGKLDVCRLLLEQGAAVAQSNRRGIVPLFSAVRQGHWQIVDLLLTHGADVNLADKQGRTPLMMAASEGHLGTVEFLLSQGASLSLTDKEGLTALSWGCLKGHLPVVRCLVESGAATDHADKNGRTPLDLAAFYGDSDVVQFLVDHGAMIEHVDYSGMRPLDRAVGCRNTSVVVALLKKGAKIGPATWAMATSKPDIMIILLSKLIEEGDGFYKKGKVKEAAQRYQYALKKFPREGFSEDLKTFRELKVSLFLNLSRCRRKMNDFGMAEEFATKALELKPKSYEAYYARARAKRSSRQFPEALEDLNEAMKQCPNNREIQRLLQRVEEECHQLSQGELLQPPDLELEPPPSPPPTPPPEDEDCLSMPLPPPPEPRLEDMEPVQDLFEDEDYLEQELEAMSMGLPPPESLSNPSSLPIIQSPPLSPTNADQIYLGDGSPMGQPYEYHPTSSSMSSPTRGSYQATSPSLSPTHHNSHYRHSPHTSPVHQPSYRFSPPPMGSSGQGMDRQSPPPSPLRRAAQYRASPPVDSVCLYRSQSGSPVRYQTEQHPGRPKSPLSKMSSQRSFQLSSQPSLSSQHHQAQGLRLQPSMAQIVRTNQPSSMMGNSGYGGQMGHSMGSRYQGGSVDVDSRLVYQPSLDGRSVSQVQASLSSGALCQYGGRGGVMESGLLKDELPQRPSSAYRASSGGPAGIRYSQTPQISRSQSAAYYPVSEHVLERANAMPPCQLGSPEVPHMVRRPVSANTAEIKPHVPTPRPLIHSQSVGLRFSPSSNNISTGSTSNLAPGFRPSSSIQQMEIPLQATYERSCDDMSPISPSQGGGSMYQGEPTRSRNTPFMGVIDKTARTQQYLHQPSRSRGMDRMDSAVSPTSPGQLVQQGSTYSPPTSLGNIAYYNKTNNAQNGHLLEDDYYAQTPPPSLGKLANGSRGTGDILERVSQVPTYPDVKVARTLPVAQAYQDNMYRQLSRETRTQGPSSPIKPKRPFVESNV; encoded by the exons ATGTTCCGGAACAGCTTGAAGATGCTGCTCACGGGAGGCAAGGCCAACCGCAAGAGTCGCAGCAGCG ATGGTGGGAGCGAGGAACTGGCAGAGCCCCGCTCGCCCGGTCTAGACCCTCACCTGAGCCACTTCGGCCAAG GTGGCAGCTTGGACGACGACTGCGCCTTTGAGGTCGACTACTACGCCGCTTTGCCACCGCCTCCGTCGCCGTTCTCCATGGCCGAAGGTGTCCAGCACATTCGCATCATGGAGGGCGTGTCGCGCTCGCTGCCCTCGTCGCCGCTGCTCGGTCACCAGGCGCTCGGTATCCGGCTGCAGGCCGTCAAAAAGCTCACAG CCCCTCTTCGGAAAGCAAAGTTCGTGGAGAGCCCTCGCGTTCCGCAATCGGAGCTCGGCTCCTCCGACCCAGCCGGGAATTCCCACCTGGACAGATTGTGCCTAG GGGAGTCGAGCCAGGAGCTGGGCCCCCCGCCCACGGTGGATGAGGCCGCCAACACATTGATGACGCGCCTGGGCTTCCTTCTGGGAGACAAAGCGAGCGAGGGGCCAGCCGGTCCCCACTACAGCATGGAGGAGCCCGAGGCCAGACAG caGGGTCAGAACCAGCGCATCAGCCCATGCTCCACGCTAACCAGCAGCACTGCCTCGCCCCCCGCGGGCAGCCCCTGCTCCACCCTGCCCGCCACCATGTCGGGCCAGCCGGGCACCAGAGAGTGCGCCTACGGCTCCGTCACCAGTCCGACCTCCACGCTGGAGAGCAGGGACAGCGGAATCATCG CAACGCTGACCAGCTACTCTGAGAACATggagcgcggcggcggcggcaagcACGGCTGCGAGGGCTCACGTGGCAACCTGAAGCTGTGGCAGTCGCAGAAATCAGGCATGGACTCCTTCCTCTACCGCGTGGACGAGAACATGACGGCGTCCACGTACAGCCTCAACAAGATCCCCGAACGCAGCCTGGAGAGCATGTCCTCACACTCTGCCCACTCCATCCCCTTGTACCTCATGCCCCGACCTAATTCTGTGGCCG ccACCAGCTCGGCCCACTTGGAGGACTTGGCCTACCTTGACGAGCAGAGGCACACCCCCTTGCGCACCTCTCTGCGCATGCCCAGACAAAGCACCACTTGCGGACCTGGCCGCCCGGGGCAGGACCTGAGAG GTTCCGCTAGCAACTCCCATCCCTGGCAGTCGCAGTCAC CAGTACATTTTGCGCCGTACCGGCCCCAGGACATCGCCCTGAAACCGCTGCTTTTTGAGGTACCGTCCATCACGGTGGACTCTGTGTTCACTGGACGCGAGTGGCTCTTCCAGGAGATCGACGGCCACCTCAACCGGCCCGGCAGCAGCCGCGGCGTGATCGTGGTCGGCAACATCGGCTTCGGCAAGACGGCCATCATCTCCCGCCTGGTGGCGCTGAGCTGCCACGGCACACGCATGCGTCAGATCGCCTCCGACAGCCCGCAGGCCTCGCCCAAAC ATGGCGAGGGGCTCCCTCTCAGCCAGCCCCAGCCCACGCATGGCACGCTGGGGGGAGGCAGCTGTCCCGGCACCCCTGAGATGAGACGGCGCCAAGAGGAGTCCATGAGGAGGCTCGCTTCTCAG GTGGTGGCTTACCATTACTGCCAGGCAGACAACGCCTACACTTGCCTGGTGCCCGAGTTTGTGCACAACGTGGCGGCGCTGCTGTGCCGCTCGCCTCACCTGGCGGCCTACAGGGAGCAGATGCTGCGCGAGCCGCACCTGCAAAGTGTGCTGAGCCTGCGCTCCTGCGTCCAGGACCCGCTGGCGTCCTTCAAGAGGGGTGTGCTTGAGCCCTTAGATGCTCTCTACAAAG AGAGGAAGATCAACTCCGAGGAGGACCTGATCGTTCTCATCGACGGCCTGAACGAGGCCGAGTTCCACAAACCCGACTATGGAGACACCATCGTCTCCTTTCTCTGCAAGACCATCCACAAGTTCCCCCCCTGGCTCAAGCTGGTGGTCACGGTACGGACCACCTTGCAGGAGATCACCAACCCGTTGCCGTTCCACCGCATCTCACTGGACGGTCTGGAGGAAAACGACGCTATCGACCAGGACCTGCAGGGTTACATCCTGCACCGCATCCACAGCAGCCCGGAGATCCAGAACAACATCTCGCTCAACGGCAAGATGGACAACACCACCTTCGGCAAACTCAGCGGACACCTTAAGGCCCTCAGCCAGGGATCTTACCTGTACCTCAagctcacctttgaccttaTCGAGAAGGGCTACCTGGTTCTCAAGAGCTCCAGTTACAAg GTGGTTCCGGTCAACCTGGCCGAGGTGTACCTCCTGCAATGCAACATGCGCTTCCCCACGCAGTCCTCATTCGAGCGGGCGCTGCCGCTGCTCAACGTGGCCGTGGCTTCGCTGCACCCGCTCACCGATGAGCAGATCTACCAGGCTATCAATTCCGGCTCGCTGCAG GGAACGCTGGACTGGGAGGACTTCCAGCAGCGTGTGGACAACCTGTCCATTTTCCTGGTGAAGAGGCGGGACGGCACCCGCATGTTCGTCCACCCGTCATTCCGGGAGTGGTTGATATGGCGGGAGGAAGGCGAGAAGACCAAGTTCCTGTGTGATCCCAG GAGCGGCCACACCCTGCTGGCCTTCTGGTTCTCACGGCAGGAGAACAAGCTGAACCGGCAGCAGACCATCGAGCTGGGCCACCATATCCTCAAAGCACATATCTTCAAG GGTCTCAGCAAGAAAGTGGGCGTGTCATCGTCCATCTTGCAAGGCCTATGGGTGTCCTACAGCACAGAGGGTCTGTCGGCAGCGCTCTCGTCACTGAGGAACCTTTACACTCCCAACATTAAG GTGAGTCGGTTGTTGATGCTGGGAGGGGCCAACGTCAACTACCGCACCGAGGTGCTCAACAACGCCCCCGTGCTGTGCGTCCACGCCCACCTGGGCTACATGGACATGGTTGCCCTGCTGCTGGAATTCGGCGCCTACGCCGACGCCCCCTCCGAGAGCGGCCTGACGCCGCTCGGCTACGCCGCCGCCGGGGGTCACATGGCCATTGTGACAACACTGTGTCACAAGAGAGCCAAG GTGGACCACCTGGACAGGAACGGGCAGTGCGCGCTGGTGCACGCCGCCCTCCGGGGCCACATGGAGGTGGTGAAGTTTCTCATCCAGTGCGACTGGAGCGGCGGGTTGGCGCAGCACTCCCCGCAGACCCAGCAGCAAGCCAGCTTCAGCAAGAACCACGCCGTCCAGCAGGCCCTCGTCGCCGCCGCCAGCATGGGCTACACGGAG attGTGTCCTACCTGTTGGACCTGCCAGAgaaagacgaggaggaggtggagcgagCGCAGATCAACAACTTTGACTCGCTGTGGGGTGAGACAG CCTTAACGGCTGCCTCGGGCCGTGGGAAGCTGGATGTGTGCCGCCTGCTGCTGGAGCAAGGCGCCGCCGTGGCGCAGTCCAATCGGCGAGGCATCGTGCCGCTCTTCAGCGCCGTTCGCCAGGGCCACTGGCAG ATAGTGGACCTTCTCCTGACACACGGTGCCGATGTCAACTTGGCCGACAAACAGGGCCGCACGCCTCTCATGATGGCCGCTTCGGAGGGACACCTGGGAACGGTGGAGTTTCTGCTCTCGCAAG GAGCCTCTCTGTCTCTGACGGACAAGGAGGGTCTGACGGCGCTCAGCTGGGGCTGCCTCAAGGGTCACCTGCCGGTGGTCCGATGCCTGGTCGAGAGCGGCGCCGCCACCGACCACGCCGACAAGAACGGCCGAACGCCGCTCGACCTGGCCGCTTTCTACGGCGACTCTGACGTG GTCCAGTTCTTGGTGGACCACGGCGCCATGATCGAACATGTGGACTACAGCGGCATGCGTCCTCTGGACCGGGCGGTGGGCTGCAGGAACACGTCGGTGGTGGTGGCCTTGCTGAAGAAAGGAGCAAAGATAG GTCCAGCCACGTGGGCCATGGCCACCTCCAAACCCGACATCATGATCATCCTGCTCAGCAAGCTCATCGAGGAGGGCGACGGCTTCTACAAG AAGGGGAAGGTGAAGGAGGCGGCCCAACGCTACCAATACGCCCTCAAAAAGTTCCCGCGCGAAGGCTTCAGCGAGGACCTCAAAACGTTCAGGGAACTCAAGGTTTCGCTCTTCCTCAACCTGTCCCGATGTCGCAGGAAAATGAAC GACTTTGGGATGGCTGAGGAATTTGCTACCAAGGCCCTTGAACTAAAGCCCAAATCTTATGAGGCCTACTACGCCAGGGCCCGGGCCAAGCGAAGTAGCAG GCAGTTTCCTGAAGCCTTGGAGGACCTGAACGAAGCCATGAAGCAGTGCCCCAACAACCGAGAGATCCAGCGGCTGCTGCAGCGCGTGGAGGAGGAGTGTCACCAGCTGAGCCAGGGGGAGCTGCTCCAGCCTCCAGACTTGGAGCTGGagcctcccccctccccgccTCCCACGCCTCCcccagaggatgaagattgcCTCTCCATGCCTCTTCCGCCTCCCCCGGAACCCCGACTGGAGGACATGGAGCCTGTCCAAGATCTCTTTGAGGATGAGGACTACCTAGAGCAGGAGCTAGAGGCCATGTCCATGGGACTCCCCCCGCCGGAGTCCCTCAGCAATCCGTCCAGTCTGCCCATCATTCAAAGCCCCCCACTGTCCCCGACAAATGCAGACCAGATCTACCTAGGTGATGGTTCTCCTATGGGGCAGCCTTATGAGTACCACCCCACGTCCTCCTCCATGTCCTCTCCTACTCGCGGGTCTTACCAGGCCACGTCGCCCTCCCTGTCCCCGACGCATCACAACTCCCACTATCGACACAGCCCGCACACCTCCCCGGTGCACCAACCGTCTTACCGTTTCAGCCCCCCGCCCATGGGCAGCAGCGGGCAGGGGATGGACCGCCAGAGCCCGCCGCCGTCCCCTCTGCGCCGGGCTGCCCAGTACAGAGCCAGCCCGCCGGTGGACAGTGTTTGTTTGTACAGATCCCAGTCGGGCTCGCCCGTACGCTACCAGACAGAGCAGCACCCCGGGCGACCCAAATCGCCCCTGTCTAAGATGAGCAGCCAGCGCTCCTTCCAGCTCAGCTCTCAGCCCTCGTTGTCGTCCCAGCATCACCAAGCCCAAGGCCTTCGTCTGCAGCCGTCCATGGCCCAAATTGTGCGCACAAACCAGCCCAGCAGCATGATGGGCAATAGCGGCTATGGGGGCCAGATGGGCCACTCCATGGGTAGCCGTTAccagggcggctcggtggacgTAGACAGCCGACTGGTGTACCAGCCCTCGCTGGACGGGCGCTCTGTGTCGCAGGTGCAAGCCAGCCTCAGCTCTGGCGCCCTATGTCAGTACGGCGGCCGAGGAGGGGTCATGGAGTCGGGCCTGTTGAAGGATGAGCTACCCCAGCGCCCCTCCTCTGCCTACCGCGCCAGCAGCGGGGGTCCGGCGGGCATCCGTTACAGTCAGACGCCTCAGATCAGTCGCAGCCAGTCCGCCGCCTACTACCCCGTCTCCGAGCACGTGCTGGAGCGCGCCAATGCCATGCCGCCTTGTCAGCTGGGCTCCCCCGAGGTCCCGCATATGGTGAGACGCCCCGTCAGCGCCAACACCGCCGAGATAAAGCCGCACGTGCCGACCCCTAGGCCCCTCATCCACTCGCAGAGCGTAGGCCTCCGTTTCTCCCCCTCTAGCAACAATATCTCCACCGGCTCCACCTCAAACCTGGCACCGGGCTTCAGGCCATCCTCCTCCATCCAGCAGATGGAGATCCCCTTGCAAGCCACCTACGAACGCTCCTGCGATGACATGTCACCCATCTCTCCCTCGCAGGGCGGCGGGAGTATGTATCAGGGCGAGCCCACTCGCTCTCGGAACACCCCCTTCATGGGCGTCATAGACAAGACGGCGCGGACTCAGCAGTACCTGCACCAACCCTCTCGATCCCGCGGCATGGATCGTATGGACTCGGCCGTCAGCCCCACCTCGCCCGGCCAACTGGTCCAGCAAGGGTCCACCTACAGCCCGCCCACCTCGCTCGGAAACATCGCCTACTACAACAAGACCAACAACGCACAAAACGGACACCTGCTGGAGGACGACTACTACGCCCAGACCCCACCGCCCTCACTGGGCAAACTGGCCAACGGCTCGCGGGGCACCGGGGACATCCTGGAGCGGGTCAGCCAAGTGCCCACTTACCCGGACGTGAAGGTGGCCAGGACTCTGCCTGTGGCGCAAGCCTACCAGGACAACATGTACCGACAACTCTCCCGAGAGACCCGCACACAAGGGCCCTCCTCACCCATCAAACCAAAGAGACCGTTTGTGGAGTCCAACGTGTAA